From Halorientalis litorea:
GGCGTCGGTCGCGACCTTGATTTCGTGGGGCTCGACGCCGTTGTCCTGACAGTTCGACACCTCGCTGTCCTTGATGGCGCGAGACGCGTTGTTGATGTCCGAGTCGCCCGGGCAGAAGAAGTTCTCGAACCCACCGCCCGAACCGGTCGACTGGATGTCGATGTTGACCTCGGGGTGGTCCTCCTGGAACTGCTCGGCCACGGCCGTGGCGAGCGGGAAGACCGTACTGCTCCCGGTGATGCTGATGGCACCCGAAAGCTGGTCGGACCCACCGTCACCGCCACCATCGCCACTTCCGTCGCCGCCACCGTTTGACTGTTCGGAACAGCCCGCCAATGCGAGTGCACCAGTCGCCCCAACACCTGCAACAAACTTCCGCCGCGAGATACGGTCTGCTTTGCGTGGCATCATCAGAAACCGGCCGGCATACGGATAAATACCCTTCTATTACGAATACCCATTTGTATGTATTCTATATAGTTCTTGATAGGGATATCGAGCGGCCGACCCGTCGAACAGCCGATACCCGTCACTTCCACGGATTGTCGGGACTTCCGGTGCGGATATCAGACGGAATCTATCTCCGTAGTAGCGTCGAGCATCGGACTTCCTCGCCGTCAGTCCCGGATTTCGTCATCCGATACCACACATCCAGAAACGAGTGTTAGAATTATGTACTGCGTTAGAGTATACATATATTTAGCAGGATTTATTGTACCTCTCCGTCGAGATGTGGTATGGAGACGCGCAAAGTTCAGGTCACGGGCGGGTCCACGTACACCGTGTCGCTGCCCAAAGACTGGGCGAAGGCAAACGACGTGAGTGCCGGGAGCATCGTCGAGTTCCACGCGGAGGGGGATTCGTTGTTGCTGACCCCCAAGCGCGAGGAGGAGCGGACGGAAGGGACTCTCGACGTGACCGGGTTGGCCGGCGACGAACTGACGCGCGCAGTGATGACGATGTACGTCAGCGGGTTCGACATCATCACGCTCGAAACGCCGCGCATCGAGGCCCCGCAACGGCGAACCATCCGACAGGCCACGCAGGGCCTCGTCGGGTTGGAAGTCATCGAGGAGACGAGCGACCGGGTGGTCCTGCAGGACCTGCTCGACTCCTCGGAACTGTCGGTACACAACGCCATCACGCGGATGCGGTTGGTGTCGCTGACGATGCTCTCGGATGCCGTGACGGCACTCATCGACGGCGACGACAACCTCGCCCACGACGTTATCGAACGCGACGACGACGTTGACCGCCTCTGGTACATGATTTCACGCGTGTTCCGGTCGGTTCTCCGCGACCCGACGGCCGCCTCGCAAATCGGGCTCCCCCGCGAGACGTGTTTCGACTACCAGTCCAGTGCCCGGCAACTGGAGCGGGTCGCCGACCACGCGACCAAGATAGCGAACCTGACGCTCGAAATCGGGGACGTTCCCGACGAGGTGGGTGCCGAACTGGAGACGCTCCACGACGAGGCCATCGCGGTCCCCGAGCAGGCGATGGACGCGCTCCTCGAAGACGACTCGGCGAAGGCGACGGAACTCGCCAACGCCGCCCGCGAGCAGATAGCGGGCATCGACGACCAGACCCGGGTGGTCGACGACCTCATCCGCGAACTCGACTCACAGACGGCACAGGTACTGGGCTTGGTCGTCGACTCCCTCTCCCGGACCGCCGACTACGGCGGCAACATCGCCGAGAGCGCGCTCCAGAAGGCCGCACCCCATCCCTGACGGGGGCGGAACCGCTCGGCGCGAAACTAAACCGTCAAGGGAGGGCCGCACGAACCGCCGGTAGATGTACGACGATATACTCGTCCCTATCGACGGTACGGACTCGCTCGACGCGGTGTTCCCACACACCGCAGACATCGCGCGACGCCGAGACGCGACCGTTCACGTCCTCTACGTCGTCGACGACCGGGCGTTCCTGACGCTGGCAGACGACATGCAGGACGACGTACTCGAAGAGTTCCAGTCCAAGGGCGAGGCCGCACTCGCGGAGGCCGAGCGACGGTTCACCGACGACGGCATCGACGTGACCGGCGAGATTCGGCGCGGCAACCCGTCCGAGGAAATCGTCGCCACCGCCGAAGCGGAGGGAATCGACCTCGTGACGATGGGGACACACGGCGACGACGCACAGGAGACGGTGCTGGGGAGCGTCAGCCGTGCTGTCGCGTCCACCGCGGACGTGCCGGTGCTGACCGTCTCGCTGGACTGAGAACCGTTACTCCGCGGGGTCGAAGTCGAGTGCGGCCGAGTTGATGCAGTAGCGTTTGCCGGTCGGGTCCGGCCCGTCGTCGAAGACGTGCCCGAGGTGTCCCTCACAGGTCGCACAGACGACTTCCGTTCGGCGCATTCCGTGGCTCGTGTCGACGCGTGTCTCGACGTTGTCCCCGGCGGCGTCGTAGAAACTCGGCCACCCGGTGCCGGACCCGAACTTCGTGTCCGAGTCGAACAGCTCCGTCCCGCACCCGGCACAGACGTAGGTGCCGTCGTCTTTCTTGTCGACGTACTCGCCGCTGAACTTTGGTTCCGTACCGGCTTCCCGGAGGATGCGGTACTCCTCGTCGGTGAGGACGTCACGCCACTCCGCGTCGGTGTCGGGGATGTCTCGCTGCGTGTCCTGTGACATAGTCCGGCATAGGGGCCGGGGACGCTTACGGCTTCTGCCGACACCCGCGGCTACCCGGACAGCGTCGAAAGAAAGGGGTGTGGTCGGTCGTTTAAATGTAGTCTTCTTCTTCGAGGCCTTCCATGATGTCGTCGACGAGGTTCTCGACTTCGTCGTAGGGGAAGTCCCCGCCGCCGCCCTTCTGGTTCAGTTCCATTGCCGTGAAGCTCACGTCGCCGGACTCGAACGTCGTGGCCGGACCGTTCGGGAGCGCGGGCACGAGGTCCATCGGACTGGACACTGGGAAGTCTGCACCTTCGAAGCCGTCGATGAGCTGCTGTCGCAGGTCTTCTTTGTCGACCATGTTACCGATTCACGGTGACTTCCGTATAAAAAGTACTGGTACGGCTGTCCAGTTTACAACCGTTTCAACCCGTATTCCCCGTGGTCGGGGACGAGTCGCCCTGTCTCCCGGTCACTCCCCGACGGTGTTCCGGAGCGTCCCGATGCCCTCGTAGCGGATTTCGATGTCGTCGCCGGGTTCGACCAGTCCGGGGTTGGCCGGACTCCCGAACGAGATAACGTCGCCGGGGCGGAACGTGTACCGCTCGGAGAGGAACGCGACGGTTTCGCGGGGCTTGTTGAACATGTTCTCGGTGTTGTCGTGCTGGCGACGCTCGCCGTTGATGTGGGTCTCCATCTCCTTGCCGACCGGTTCGTAGTCCGTCTCTATCCACGGCCCGAGCGGCCCGGACCCGTCGAACGCCTTCCGGGCCGTCCGGCGTTCCTGGTCGAGTGCGTCCATGTCGTTGAGAATCGTGTACCCACGGAGCACGTCGTCGACCTCGTCCTCGGTGATGTCGTGACACCGCTCGTCGACGACCGCGGCGAGTTCCCCGGCGTAGGTCAACTCGGCGGTCCAGTCGGGGTACGGAATCGGCTGTTCGGGCGGGTGGAGGCTGTGGGGCGGCTTGATGAACCAGTCCGGCACGTCGGGGATGTCGTAGTCCATCTGGTCGACCTTCTCGCCGAAGTTCCGCCCCACGCAAAAGAGTGCGTCGGGGTCACACGGTGCGAGTAGGGTCGCCTCGTCGCCGAGGTCGTAGGTTCCGTCGTCCGTCTCGATGGTCCCGTCGACGTACTCCCCTTCGACGATGCCGTCCGCCGTCTCCGCGCGTGCGAGTTTCATCGGGCAGGCGTTCCCACGCCGCCGGTTTACTTCTCCCGGTCTGTGCCGAGCGGCGTGTCGTGGGTCAACCGTTATAGTTCGTGCTACCGAATACCACGTATGGACAGTCGAGCGTTTGCCTTCGAGGGAACGAGCCCGGATGTCCACGAGACTGCTCGCGTCAGCCGTGAATCGACGGTAGTCGGGGACGTAACTGTCGAAGCCGACGCCAGCGTCTGGCCGGGCGTGGTCCTGCGCGGTGACGTGGGGTCCGTCCGTGTCGGCCCCGAATCACACGTCGGTGACAACGCCGTCCTCCACGCCGCGACGGTGGGTAAGCGGGTGATGGTCGGTCACGGTGCGGTACTGAACGACACCACCGTTGCGGACGGGGCACTGGTCGGGTTCAACTCGACGGTGACGGACTCACACATCGGCGAGGGCAGCATCGTCGCTACGGGGACGGTCGTGCCGGCGGGCTACGAGGTGCCAGCGGAGTCGTTCGTTCGCGGCATGCCCGCGACGGTCACGCCACTCGCGGAGACGAGCATCGACCCGGACGCCGTCTTCGAGGCCTACAGTTCCGGCGGGTACACCGACCTCGCCCACCGACACGAAGAACTGTTCAGTAGATAGTGTATTTGAGTTAATAGTATTCGACAGCCGGTCGAAAACGCCGCACAGACGACAGACGAGCGACGTTTTCTGCCACAAGTTTTTGTATCCCTACCGGAAAGGTAGGAGCAATCAGATGAGTGTTGGTCGGGCGGTGCTGTACGTGGGGTCGGGGCACCCCGACGTGATGGATTCGGTCCGGGGGACCGAATGGCGGGTCGAGCAGGTCGACACCGTGGACGGCGTCCGGGAGCAACTGGACGGCGTGGACGTCGTCGTGAGTGAGCACGCACTGCCGGACGGGGACGGGACCGACGTGGTCGAGGCCGTGACGGAGTTACGACCGGAGACGGCCGTGGTTCTCGTCCCGGCCGGAGCGGGGGACCCGGAGTTGGCGCGACTGGCCGCCGAGCGTGCGGGCACGCGGTACGTGCCGACCGACACGCTCGACGGACCGGAGGATTTGGCTGCAGTCGTCGGCGAGTCCACCGAGCGGGTCGCCACCGACAGCCAGCGGTACCGCCGACTGGTCGAACAGACGACCGACGTCGTCGTCGTCGTCGACCGCGAGAGCGGCATCGAGTACGCCGACCCGACCATCGAAGCGTCGCTCGGATACGACCCCGCGAGGCTCCCGGGGAGGGACGCGTTGTCGTACATCCACCCCGACGACCGTGACCGCGTTACGGCGGCTCTCGACCGGGCCGTCGAGTCGCCGGACGAGAGCGTCAGCGTCGAGTTCCGCGTCGAGGACGCCACGGGCGAGTACCGCTGGGTCGCCGCGCGGGCGCGGAGTTTCGTCGACCACACGGTGATAGACGGCATCGTCGTCACCCTCCGGGACGTGTCCGACCGCAAGAAGCGCGAACGGGAGTTACGCCGCTACGAGACCATCGTGGAGGCCGTCGACGACCTCGTGTTCGTCCTCGACGAGGACGGGAACTTCACCTTCGTCAACGAGGCTCACGAGTCGATGACGGGCTACGAGGGCGACGCCCTCCTCGGGAGCAGTGCCGCCCAGAGCGTCCCCGAGGACGGCATCGAGCGGACCCAAGAGGCCATCGCCGACCTCCTCACCGCCGAGGAGCAGTCCCACACGACCTACGAGATGGACATCCTGACCAAAGACGACGAGCGAATCCCGTGTGAGACACACCTCACGCTGTTGACCGACGAGAACGGCGAGTTCTGCGGCACGGCAGGCATCGTCCGGGACGTGTCCGACCGCAAGGAGAAAGAGCAACTCTACTCGACGGTCGTCACCGAGGCGAACGACGGCATCGTCATCACGCAGGACGAGGAAGTGCAGTTCGCCAACGAGGAACTGGCGCGGATGCTCGACGGGTGCCGCGAGGAGATAGAGGGGACCTCGTACGCCGACTTCCTCGCCCCGGAGTACCGCGAGTTCGTCGTCGAGGGGCACATGAGCACGACCCCCGGCGCGAACGCGCGGTTCGAGGCGGAACTCCGCTCGCTGGACGGGGAGCGAGTGCCAGTCGAAGTGAGTACGACCCGTGTGAGGTATCAGGGCGGCACCGGCGAACTCGCCATCCTCCGTGACATCTCCGCCCGCAAGGAGCGCGAGCGCGAACTGGAACTGTACGAGACGATGCTCAACGCCGTCCCCGACCCGGTGTACGCGAGCAACGAGGACGGAGAGTTCGTCGCCATCAACGAAGCCACTGAGACGGTGACCGGCCTCGACCGGGCGGACGCCATCGGCGACCACGTCTCGGTCGTGATGGACGAAGCCGACGTGTCCCGTGGCCAAGAGGTCGTACAAGACCTGCTCGCGAACGACGACCGCGACCAAGGCATCTACGAGATGGACCTCTACACGACCGACGGCGACGTGATACCGATAGAGAACCACGTCGGTCTGCTGACCGACGAGAACGGCGAGTTCCGCGGGTCGGTCGGCGTGCTTCGGGACATCAGCGACCGCATCCGCCGCGAGCGTCGTCTGACCGTCCTCAACCGCGCTCTGCGACACGACCTGCGCAACAGTATGCACGTCATCCTCGCCAACGCCGACCTCATCGAACGCGACGTCGACGACGCCGACGTGATATCGAAACTCGGGATGATACGCAACCGTGCCGAGAAGATAAACAGCCTGAGCGAGAAGGCCCGCGAGATAGAGCAGATACTCGGGGACCAGACGGGCGCGCGCAAGTCGGTCGACCTCGCTGGGTTGCTCACCGAGCAGATGGAGACGTTCCGCGAGCAACACCCCGACGTGACCATCACCGCCGACCTCCCCGATTCGGCGTGGGTCCGTGCGACCGAACTCATCGACCGCGCCGTCGAGAACCTCGTCGAGAACTCCATCCAGCACACCGACGACCCCGAAATCGACGTGGCTGTCGAGATGGACGCCGACACGGTGGCCGTGACCGTCGCCGACAACGGTCCCGGCATCCCGGAGAAAGAACGCAGAGTCGTCAGACAGGGCAGCGAGACGCCGCTCGACCACGCGAGCGGCCTCGGCCTGTGGCTGGTCGCGTGGATAACGCGGGACTCGGGCGGGGAAATCATCTTCGAGGAACCCGAGGACGGGGGGAGCGCGGTCCGCTTGGAACTGGAACGCTGTGACCCGCAGGACACGGAGTCGGCGGCGGCCGCCGAGTCGGGCGAACACGCCGAGTGAGCGGTGTCCGCGCACAACGGGCGGAGGCCTAAAACGGCACTACCCCTTTCTCGTCGTATGACACGGACACGGCGACGATTCCTCGGGGCCGTCGCGGGCGCGACGACTGTGGGGGCGGCCGGTTGTCTCGGCGGCGGACAGGGGAGCGACGATAGTGCCCCCGCAACCGACGAGAGCGGCGAAAGCGACGGGGACGGGGGAAGTAACGGTAGCGGGAGCGGGAACACACTCGGCAGTCACCCGGCGACAACTGGCCTCGACGGTCAACCGCGCCTCGGCCCGCCACCCGGCGAGGCGGCGGGGACCATCGTCGCCTTCGAGGACCCGTCCTGTCACCGCTGTCGGGTCTTCGAGGAGCAGACGGCCCCGCGCATCCGCTCGGAACTGGTCGACCCCGGCGACGCGACGCTCGTGTTCCGGGGCTTCCCGAACGTGTATCCGTGGGGCGAAGTCGGCGTCAGGGCACTGGAGGCGACCTACGCCCGCGACGCCGACGCACACTGGGCACTCCTCGACCACTACTTCGACGAGCAAGCCACGTTCGAGGGCGAGGGACGCGAGGCGGTCCTCCCGCGAACCCGGGAGTTCCTCGCCGCCGAGACGGCGGTCGACGCCGACGCGGTGGTGGCGGCCGTCGAGGACGGTGCCGCCGACGCCGCCGTCGAGACCGACCTCGCGGCCGGGGAGGAGGCAGGCGTGAACGGCACGCCGACCGTGTTCCTGTTCCGGGACGGGGAGTACCGGACGCAGGCCACCGGGAGCGTGGGCTTCGAGTTCGTCACGACGGCACTGGGGCTGTGATGGCTCGGACGAGTCGGCTGCCGCGGCTCCCGACCCGAGGCCGGGACTGGCGGCTGATGGGGCGGACTGCCCGCCTCGTCCTCACGATTCCGGCGTACGCCGCCGTCGCCGTCGTAGCCGGCGTGCTCGGCCTGACGCTGTTCGTCGCCACGCAGAACCTCCGGCCGGTGCTCGACCTCGTGGTCGGCGGCCCCCTCTCGCTCGATGCGCGTCTGACCGTCCTGCTGGAACTGTACCCCGTCGTCGGGAGCGTCTACGGCCCCCTGACCAGCACCGTCCTCGTGGTGCTCGTGGCCCTCATCGGCGTGGACGTGGCGATGGTCGCCTACCACTTGCGCGAACACGGCCTGTCCGCCCGCGAGGGAAGCACGAGCGTCGTCGGCGTCGTCCTCGGGACGCTCGGTGCGGGCTGTGCGGCCTGTGGGACGGCGGTGCTAGCCGGTCTGCTCTCGCTGTTCGGCGCGGCGGGGCTGGTGACGTTGCTGCCCCTCGACGGCCTCGAACTCCCGCTGCTCGCCTCGTTCGTGGTCGTGCTGTCCATCTACTGGTTGGCCGACGGGATGCGCGGCGGGGAAATCAACGGCTGTCCGGTGGACCCGTAGGCCGCCGGCGGACCGCCGACCGGTCCGGTCGCGCCCGCGTTCTTAAATCGGATGCCGCCGTATCAGCGTGTGTGCCATGACAGTCGGTGACGGCGAGGACGACCCGTTCGCCATCCCTGCTCGTCCAGAGCGACGCTACCCACGGGGCGGCGGCGTCGAGTACGACGGGACGACGGTGTTCGCGCTCGTCCCCGACCCGGAACGAGGGGACGACAGTCTCCGGGTACTCGTGGAGCGTGTTCTCGACGGCGACGGCTACACCTACGGCGACTGGTTCGACCTGCCGATGCCGCTGTATCTGGTCCACGACGAGCGGACGGGCGACGTGTTCCGCGTCAGCGTCAGGGACGGCCGGATTCGCCTGCACGTCCTCCCCGAGACGGACCCGGCCGGACTGGAGCGACTGTACGACCGCCTCGTCGCGGTGGCCGACACCGACTGGGCCGTCGAGCGGCGGGTCGAGGATGCGTGACCACCCGCAGACCGACGGTACCGGTCCCCGGAGACCCAAAACCCACTTATCACCGACCCGACTTCACCCGAGCATGACTGTCTCGCGCGAAGTCGAACTCGAAGGCCACATCATCGACTCGGGGATGATGCAGACCTGTTTCGGCATCATCATGGACATGGGTGGTGCCTTCGAGGTCGAGGAGTTTCGAATCGGCCGCCGCAAGGACGAACACTCCTACGCCCGCCTGCTCGTCACCGCTGACACCGAGGCCGACCTCCAGTCCATCGTCCACGAACTCCACCAGAACGGCGCGAACCCGGCCGACCCGAAAGACGCCACGCTCGAACCGGCTCCCGCCGACCAAGTGGTCCCGAAGGGGTTCTACTCGACGACGAACCACCCCACCGAGATTCGCTACCGGGGCGAGTGGGTCGAAGTCGAGGACATCGAGATGGACTGTGCCGTGGTGGTGGAGGACGGCGAGGCACGGAGTGGCTCGGAACGGCCGAGCGGCGAAGGGAGTGAGCCGCGAGACGGTGAGAGTCCACGGGCGTACACCAAGGTCCTCAACGCTATCGAGGCCGACGACCTCGTGGTGACGGGCGAAGCCGGTATCCGGGTCAACCCGCCCGAACGCCCGCGCGGGTCCGAGGGGGCGTTCGGGTTCATGCAGGGCGGTGTCTCCTCGGAGCGACCCTCCGAGACGACCATCGCCAACATCGCCGAGGCGATTCAGGAGACGAAAGCCGAGGGCGGGAAGGTGCTGGCCGTCTGTGGCCCGGCACTCGTCCACTCGGGCGCGCGGGAGGACCTCGCCCGGTTGGTCCGCGAGGGCTACGTCGACATGATTTCGGCAGGCAACGGCTTCGCCGTCCACGACATCGAGCGTGACATCTACGGCACGTCGCTCGGGATGGACACCGAGAGTCTCGACCACCCCCGGAAGGGCCACAAACACCACATCTACACCATCAGCGAGGTCATCCGCTCGGGGTCCATCCCCGAGGCCGTCGCGGACGGAACCATCGAGTCCGGCGTGATGTACGAGTGCGTTGACAACGACGTGCCGTTCGTCCTCGCGGGGTCCATCCGCGACGACGGCCCCCTGCCGGACACTATCACCGATGCCGTCGAGGCCCAGAACGCCATCCGCAAGCAGGCACACGAGGCCGACATGGTGTTGATGCTCTCGACGATGCTCCACTCCGTGGCCGTCGGCAACTGCCTGCCCTCGACGACGCGTGTCGTCTGTGTCGACATCAACCCCGCCACCGTCACCCAACTGCTGGACCGTGGCTCCGCCCAAGCCGTCGGGATGGTCACCGACATCGGGACGTTCGTGCCGATTCTCGCCGAGAAGATTCTAGACGAGTAACAGCCCCACGAACCCGCGCAAGCGGTTTTTGCTCCAGCTTTTTGGCCGAGCGGTTCGCGAGCGGCGTGAGCGAACCCGAGGCGAAAAAGGTGGATGTGGGACGTTCGTGCCGATTCTCGCCGAGAAGATTCTAGACGAGTAAATTTTACTGCGTCGGGTGTCCTCGGGTGGCTTCGCCACCCTGCGGGTACAGCGTGGCGGCTTCGCCGCCACGTCGCCCGGTCGCGGGCGGCGGCCCGCGACCGCACTCCTCGCAAAATTTAGTATAAAACGGCCGGACGCTCTTTCACTCGCGTCCGGTACAATGTCCTCGGGACCGTCTCACGCCGCCGAGTCGGCCGGGAACTCCGATTCCACGTCTTCCGCGATGCGTTCGACGCCACCCTCTTCGACGATGCTCTCCAGTCCCTCGTCGAGCGTCCCGTCGACGAGGTCCTCGGCGTAACCCGCTTCGATTGCCTTTCCGACGACGATTTCCATCGTCTCCTCGACCAGTTGGTCGGCGTGGCCGTTCTCGATGAGTTGCTCGATTATCTTGTCACCGATGCCCTGCACCACTTCGTCGGAGTGGTCGCCCATGAGTTTGCGGACGATGCGTTTTATCGGACGCTTGAGAAACGCCGACCCGCCGATGCCGGGAAGTGCGTCGAGGATGATGTCGGCCGAATCCTGTACGAGTTCGTCGGCCGTGTCACCCTCCAACTTCTCGACGATGCGGTCACCGACGCCCTGAATCACCTCGTCGGCGTCGCCTTCCGACCGTATCTTCCGTGTGAGCAAGACGCCGACGGCTTCGACCATCTCGTCGGCCTCGTCCTCGCTGAGTTCACTCCCGATGCCGTCCCGGATGCGTTCCGCGATGGCCGTCCGCTCCTCGGCTTCGAACTGTATTTGATAGTCAGTATCAGACATGGCCATGATGTGTTCGGAACGATAATTAACGTTTGAGGGACAGATGCGATGCGTACTAAGCGGGGGCAGATATTTCGTCGGCCCGTGGTGCGGTCGGGTCGTCGCTCGACGGTGGGAGTCAGACGCCTTCGAGCGTCTCCCGGAACTGGTTGATGGCGTCGTCGGCGTCCTCGATGGCCGCGGTTGCGTCGGTCCCAGCCTCGTCAGTCAGGTCGGCGAGACTCCGCTGGATGCGGGCGAGGCGGCCGTGGTCGGGGTCCGCGTCACCGGTGGCGAGTGCGTCGAGTTGGTCTGCGAGTTCCGCGAGACGGTCGGCGGCCTCGCCGTCCGTGGCGTCGCCGGCGGATGCGACCTGTGTCGCGGCGGTCTGGAGTTCGTCGTGCGTCATGTGTGGAACGGCTACGACGCACACAATAGTTCTTGTGAACTTCACTGTCGTGGCCGGCAGGGGTTCGGGCGGGGAGTGGGCCTTTAACGCTGTAGACCGTACGAATGGCTACACGTTTGCATCCGACACACCCACCAACCAGTAAGGGGTGCCGCTTATACACGTGGCAACCGAATTGTACGAACGTGAGTGCGCAGGTTGAGCGACAGACCCGGTACGGGAGCGTGCCGTGAGTTGCAAGACGTTCGAGACTCCCTAATGGTATCCAACAACTCACTCGTCGAGAGCAAGGAGATTCACCGGCGG
This genomic window contains:
- a CDS encoding phosphate signaling complex PhoU family protein, which gives rise to METRKVQVTGGSTYTVSLPKDWAKANDVSAGSIVEFHAEGDSLLLTPKREEERTEGTLDVTGLAGDELTRAVMTMYVSGFDIITLETPRIEAPQRRTIRQATQGLVGLEVIEETSDRVVLQDLLDSSELSVHNAITRMRLVSLTMLSDAVTALIDGDDNLAHDVIERDDDVDRLWYMISRVFRSVLRDPTAASQIGLPRETCFDYQSSARQLERVADHATKIANLTLEIGDVPDEVGAELETLHDEAIAVPEQAMDALLEDDSAKATELANAAREQIAGIDDQTRVVDDLIRELDSQTAQVLGLVVDSLSRTADYGGNIAESALQKAAPHP
- a CDS encoding universal stress protein — its product is MYDDILVPIDGTDSLDAVFPHTADIARRRDATVHVLYVVDDRAFLTLADDMQDDVLEEFQSKGEAALAEAERRFTDDGIDVTGEIRRGNPSEEIVATAEAEGIDLVTMGTHGDDAQETVLGSVSRAVASTADVPVLTVSLD
- the msrB gene encoding peptide-methionine (R)-S-oxide reductase MsrB — protein: MSQDTQRDIPDTDAEWRDVLTDEEYRILREAGTEPKFSGEYVDKKDDGTYVCAGCGTELFDSDTKFGSGTGWPSFYDAAGDNVETRVDTSHGMRRTEVVCATCEGHLGHVFDDGPDPTGKRYCINSAALDFDPAE
- a CDS encoding MTH865 family protein; this translates as MVDKEDLRQQLIDGFEGADFPVSSPMDLVPALPNGPATTFESGDVSFTAMELNQKGGGGDFPYDEVENLVDDIMEGLEEEDYI
- a CDS encoding fumarylacetoacetate hydrolase family protein encodes the protein MKLARAETADGIVEGEYVDGTIETDDGTYDLGDEATLLAPCDPDALFCVGRNFGEKVDQMDYDIPDVPDWFIKPPHSLHPPEQPIPYPDWTAELTYAGELAAVVDERCHDITEDEVDDVLRGYTILNDMDALDQERRTARKAFDGSGPLGPWIETDYEPVGKEMETHINGERRQHDNTENMFNKPRETVAFLSERYTFRPGDVISFGSPANPGLVEPGDDIEIRYEGIGTLRNTVGE
- a CDS encoding gamma carbonic anhydrase family protein, whose translation is MDSRAFAFEGTSPDVHETARVSRESTVVGDVTVEADASVWPGVVLRGDVGSVRVGPESHVGDNAVLHAATVGKRVMVGHGAVLNDTTVADGALVGFNSTVTDSHIGEGSIVATGTVVPAGYEVPAESFVRGMPATVTPLAETSIDPDAVFEAYSSGGYTDLAHRHEELFSR
- a CDS encoding PAS domain S-box protein, translating into MSVGRAVLYVGSGHPDVMDSVRGTEWRVEQVDTVDGVREQLDGVDVVVSEHALPDGDGTDVVEAVTELRPETAVVLVPAGAGDPELARLAAERAGTRYVPTDTLDGPEDLAAVVGESTERVATDSQRYRRLVEQTTDVVVVVDRESGIEYADPTIEASLGYDPARLPGRDALSYIHPDDRDRVTAALDRAVESPDESVSVEFRVEDATGEYRWVAARARSFVDHTVIDGIVVTLRDVSDRKKRERELRRYETIVEAVDDLVFVLDEDGNFTFVNEAHESMTGYEGDALLGSSAAQSVPEDGIERTQEAIADLLTAEEQSHTTYEMDILTKDDERIPCETHLTLLTDENGEFCGTAGIVRDVSDRKEKEQLYSTVVTEANDGIVITQDEEVQFANEELARMLDGCREEIEGTSYADFLAPEYREFVVEGHMSTTPGANARFEAELRSLDGERVPVEVSTTRVRYQGGTGELAILRDISARKERERELELYETMLNAVPDPVYASNEDGEFVAINEATETVTGLDRADAIGDHVSVVMDEADVSRGQEVVQDLLANDDRDQGIYEMDLYTTDGDVIPIENHVGLLTDENGEFRGSVGVLRDISDRIRRERRLTVLNRALRHDLRNSMHVILANADLIERDVDDADVISKLGMIRNRAEKINSLSEKAREIEQILGDQTGARKSVDLAGLLTEQMETFREQHPDVTITADLPDSAWVRATELIDRAVENLVENSIQHTDDPEIDVAVEMDADTVAVTVADNGPGIPEKERRVVRQGSETPLDHASGLGLWLVAWITRDSGGEIIFEEPEDGGSAVRLELERCDPQDTESAAAAESGEHAE
- a CDS encoding DsbA family protein translates to MTRTRRRFLGAVAGATTVGAAGCLGGGQGSDDSAPATDESGESDGDGGSNGSGSGNTLGSHPATTGLDGQPRLGPPPGEAAGTIVAFEDPSCHRCRVFEEQTAPRIRSELVDPGDATLVFRGFPNVYPWGEVGVRALEATYARDADAHWALLDHYFDEQATFEGEGREAVLPRTREFLAAETAVDADAVVAAVEDGAADAAVETDLAAGEEAGVNGTPTVFLFRDGEYRTQATGSVGFEFVTTALGL
- a CDS encoding ornithine cyclodeaminase family domain — its product is MTVSREVELEGHIIDSGMMQTCFGIIMDMGGAFEVEEFRIGRRKDEHSYARLLVTADTEADLQSIVHELHQNGANPADPKDATLEPAPADQVVPKGFYSTTNHPTEIRYRGEWVEVEDIEMDCAVVVEDGEARSGSERPSGEGSEPRDGESPRAYTKVLNAIEADDLVVTGEAGIRVNPPERPRGSEGAFGFMQGGVSSERPSETTIANIAEAIQETKAEGGKVLAVCGPALVHSGAREDLARLVREGYVDMISAGNGFAVHDIERDIYGTSLGMDTESLDHPRKGHKHHIYTISEVIRSGSIPEAVADGTIESGVMYECVDNDVPFVLAGSIRDDGPLPDTITDAVEAQNAIRKQAHEADMVLMLSTMLHSVAVGNCLPSTTRVVCVDINPATVTQLLDRGSAQAVGMVTDIGTFVPILAEKILDE
- a CDS encoding DUF7553 family protein translates to MTHDELQTAATQVASAGDATDGEAADRLAELADQLDALATGDADPDHGRLARIQRSLADLTDEAGTDATAAIEDADDAINQFRETLEGV